The Apodemus sylvaticus chromosome 5, mApoSyl1.1, whole genome shotgun sequence genome has a segment encoding these proteins:
- the Slc43a3 gene encoding equilibrative nucleobase transporter 1, which produces MASQGRPLYLATFVTGLLECIGFAGVLFGWTSLLFVFKAENYFLKPCDQDCFLRSNETGPSDQQAQDEKFSLIFTLASFMNNFMTFPTGYIFDRFKTTVARLIAIFSYTCATLIIAFTSADTAMLLFLAMPMLAVGGILFLITNLQIGNLFGKHRSTIITLYNGAFDSSSAVFLIIKLLYEQGISLRSSFIFLSVCSIWHVGRTLLLMPQGHIPYPLPPNYSYGLCSRFGTRKKENKAAEHETKELQSKECLPPKEENFGPEQQQQEQQQQEQQQQQQQHSFRRCVLSRRFILHVVWLSIIQLWHYLFIGTLNSLLIKLAGEDRVKVSAYTNAFAITQFFGVLCAPWNGLLMDRLKQKYQKEAKRTGSSSEAVALCSMVPSLALTSLLSLGFTLCASIPVIQLQYATFILQVVSRSFLYGCNAAFLTLAFPSEHFGKLFGLVMALSAVVSLLQFPLFKVPSESNAVYVSMGLAIFLTLVHPFLVYRECRAEKTKSSVDA; this is translated from the exons ATGGCAAGCCAGGGCCGGCCCCTTTACTTGGCCACCTTCGTGACCGGGCTCCTGGAGTGCATCGGCTTTGCTGGTGTCCTCTTTGGCTGGACTTCACTGTTGTTTGTGTTCAAAGCAGAAAACTACTTTTTAAAGCCCTGTGACCAGGACTGCTTTCTCAGGAGCAATGAAACAGGGCCCTCCG ACCAACAAGCGCAGGACGAGAAGTTCTCACTCATCTTCACCCTGGCATCCTTCATGAACAACTTCATGACCTTccccactggctacatctttgACCGCTTCAAGACGACTGTGGCCCGCCTGATAGCCAT ATTTTCCTACACCTGCGCCACACTCATCATTGCCTTCACCTCTGCAG ACACCGCCATGCTGCTCTTTCTAGCCATGCCCATGCTCGCAGTGGGAGGAATCCTCTTCCTCATCACCAACCTACAG ATTGGGAATCTCTTTGGCAAACACCGTTCAACCATCATCACCCTCTACAATGGGGCATTTGACTCTTCCTCAGCCGTGTTCCTCATCATTAAG CTTCTTTATGAGCAGGGCATCAGCCTcaggtcttccttcatcttcctgtctgtctgcagtATCTGGCATGTAGGGCGTACTTTACTTCTGATGCCCCAGGGACATATCCCCTACCCACTGCCTCCCAACTACAGCTACGG ctTGTGCTCCAGGTTTGGcactagaaagaaagagaataaagcaGCTGAGCATGAAACCAAGGAGCTGCAGTCCAAGGAGTGTCTGCCGCCGAAGGAAG AGAACTTTGgaccagagcagcagcagcaggagcagcagcagcaggagcagcagcagcagcagcagcagcactctTTTCGACGCTGCGTGCTCTCTCGCCGATTCATCTTGCACGTGGTGTGGCTGTCTATCATACAGCTGTGGCATTACCTCTTCATTGGCACCCTCAACTCTCTACTCATCAAGTTGGCTGGTGAGGATAGAGTGAAAG TCAGTGCCTACACAAATGCCTTCGCCATCACCCAGTTTTTTGGTGTGCTGTGTGCCCCATGGAATGGCTTACTCATGGACCGCCTTAAACAGAAGTATCAGAAGGAAGCCAAAAGGACAG GTTCCTCATCTGAGGCTGTGGCTCTCTGCTCCATGGTGCCTTCGCTGGCCCTGACGTCTCTGCTGTCCCTGGGCTTTACCCTGTGTGCCTCCATTCCTGTCATACAGCTACAGTACGCCACCTTCATCCTGCAAGTGGTCAGCCGCTCCTTCCTGTATGGGTGCAATGCTGCCTTCCTCACGCTGGC TTTTCCCTCAGAACATTTTGGAAAGCTCTTTGGGCTGGTGATGGCCTTGTCAGCTGTTGTGTCTCTGCTGCAGTTCCCTCTGTTCAAAGTCCCCTCTGAGAGCAACGCTGTGTAT GTATCGATGGGGCTTGCCATTTTTCTGACATTGGTTCATCCCTTCCTGGTGTACCGTGAATGCCGTGCTGAGAAGACCAAATCGTCTGTGGATGCCTAG